In Providencia rettgeri, the following proteins share a genomic window:
- the metH gene encoding methionine synthase, with amino-acid sequence MSAKVNQLEQELKKRILVLDGAMGTMIQQHKLSEAQFRGERFADWPSDLKGNNDLLVLTQPDIIRDIHSQYFEAGADIVETNTFNSTSIAMADYKMESLSAEINEVAARLARECADEWTRKTPDQPRYVAGVLGPTNRTASISPDVNDPAYRNITFDQLVEAYRESTRSLVKGGVDLIMIETIFDTLNAKAAIFAVETELEALGIALPIMISGTITDASGRTLSGQTTEAFYNSLRHAQPISFGLNCALGPDELRQYVSELSRIAECYVSAHPNAGLPNAFGEYDLDAQNMAEQIHEWATAGFLNIVGGCCGTTPLHIKKMAEAVKGIEPRQLPSLPVECRLSGLEPLNIGEKSLFVNVGERTNVTGSAKFKRLIKEENYQEALDVARQQVENGAQIIDINMDEGMLDSHAAMVRFLNLIAGEPDIARVPIMIDSSKWEVIEAGLKCIQGKGIVNSISMKEGIEAFIEHAKLLRKYGAAVVVMAFDEVGQADTRERKIEICRRAYQILTEEVGFPPEDIIFDPNIFAVATGIEEHNNYAVDFIEVCKDIKAQLPHAMISGGVSNVSFSFRGNDPVREAIHAVFLYYAIRNGMDMGIVNAGQLAIYDDLPEELKDAVEDVILNRRDDSTERLLELAEKYRGAGAGEQQIQQAEWRSWEVEKRLEYALVKGITEFIIEDTEEARQRASSPIEVIEGPLMNGMNVVGDLFGEGKMFLPQVVKSARVMKQAVAYLEPYIQELKQSGSSAGKVLLATVKGDVHDIGKNIVGVVLQCNNYEIIDLGVMVPCETILKTAREENVDIIGLSGLITPSLDEMVHVAKEMERQGFTLPLLIGGATTSKAHTAVKIEQNYSGPTTYVQNASRTVGVVAALLSETQKADFVARTRREYETVRQQHGRRRPKTPPVSLDVARANAVKIDWQSYQPPVPKFLGIQEVTAPISTLRSYIDWTPFFMTWSLAGKYPRILEDEVVGSEARKLLKDANNMLDKLDKDGLLTPKGIFGLFPANRVGDDVEIYTDESRNQVQVMGLNLRQQTLKTEFPNYCLSDFVAPKDSGKSDYIGAFAVTGGLEEDALADAYEQQHDDYNKIMVKALADRLAEAFAEYLHQQVRVRYWGYAADENLSNEELIRENYQGTRPAPGYPACPEHTEKAKIWQLLDVEAKIGMQLTSSYAMWPGASVSGWYFSHPESKYFAVAQLQKDQIEDYAKRKGMSVTELERWLAPNLAYDPED; translated from the coding sequence GTGTCCGCAAAAGTTAATCAATTAGAACAAGAATTAAAAAAACGTATATTGGTATTAGATGGTGCAATGGGAACAATGATCCAACAACATAAGTTGTCGGAAGCCCAGTTTCGCGGTGAACGATTTGCGGATTGGCCGAGTGATCTAAAGGGAAATAACGACCTATTAGTCTTAACTCAACCAGATATCATTCGAGATATTCATTCTCAATATTTTGAAGCTGGGGCGGATATTGTTGAAACCAATACTTTTAACTCAACATCCATTGCGATGGCTGATTATAAAATGGAATCCCTTTCCGCTGAAATTAACGAAGTTGCTGCGCGCCTTGCCCGTGAATGTGCTGACGAGTGGACACGTAAAACCCCTGACCAACCGCGCTATGTCGCTGGCGTATTAGGCCCGACAAACCGTACCGCGTCTATTTCTCCTGATGTAAATGATCCGGCTTATCGCAATATCACTTTTGATCAGCTCGTTGAAGCTTATCGCGAATCTACACGATCCTTAGTGAAAGGCGGTGTGGATCTGATCATGATCGAAACCATTTTCGACACATTAAATGCAAAAGCCGCGATCTTTGCAGTTGAAACCGAGCTGGAGGCTTTAGGCATTGCTTTGCCAATTATGATCTCGGGGACGATCACGGATGCTTCTGGTCGTACATTATCAGGGCAAACAACGGAAGCTTTTTATAACTCATTGCGCCATGCACAACCGATATCATTTGGCTTGAACTGTGCGCTAGGCCCTGATGAGCTTCGTCAATATGTTTCTGAATTATCAAGGATTGCTGAATGTTATGTCAGTGCGCATCCCAACGCAGGCCTACCAAATGCGTTCGGAGAGTATGACCTTGATGCACAAAATATGGCTGAACAAATTCATGAGTGGGCCACTGCAGGGTTTTTGAATATTGTTGGTGGATGCTGTGGAACGACGCCATTACATATCAAAAAAATGGCAGAAGCAGTAAAAGGCATCGAACCACGTCAATTACCGTCACTCCCTGTTGAATGTCGTTTATCTGGTTTAGAACCGCTAAATATTGGCGAAAAATCATTGTTTGTGAACGTTGGGGAAAGAACCAACGTGACTGGTTCGGCAAAATTCAAACGATTGATTAAAGAAGAAAATTACCAAGAAGCCTTAGATGTGGCGCGTCAGCAAGTAGAAAATGGTGCGCAAATTATTGACATCAATATGGATGAGGGGATGCTGGACTCCCACGCAGCGATGGTACGTTTCTTGAATCTGATTGCTGGTGAGCCAGATATTGCTCGTGTGCCTATCATGATTGACTCCTCAAAATGGGAAGTGATTGAGGCCGGGCTTAAGTGTATACAAGGTAAGGGGATAGTTAACTCAATCTCAATGAAAGAGGGGATTGAGGCATTTATTGAGCACGCTAAATTATTGCGTAAATATGGTGCTGCCGTGGTCGTCATGGCATTTGACGAAGTTGGTCAAGCAGATACACGTGAGCGGAAAATTGAAATTTGCCGCCGGGCTTATCAAATCCTTACCGAAGAGGTGGGCTTCCCACCTGAAGATATTATTTTTGACCCGAATATTTTTGCCGTAGCTACCGGAATCGAAGAACATAATAATTATGCAGTTGATTTTATTGAAGTCTGTAAGGATATCAAGGCTCAATTACCGCATGCGATGATTTCTGGTGGGGTTTCCAACGTCTCCTTTTCATTTAGAGGGAATGACCCTGTCCGTGAAGCAATTCATGCTGTTTTCTTGTATTACGCCATTCGTAATGGAATGGATATGGGGATCGTTAATGCAGGGCAGCTTGCCATCTATGATGATTTACCCGAGGAATTAAAAGACGCTGTTGAAGATGTGATTTTAAACCGCCGTGATGACAGTACAGAACGTTTGCTTGAGCTGGCGGAAAAATACCGTGGAGCAGGGGCCGGAGAGCAACAAATTCAACAAGCAGAATGGCGTAGTTGGGAAGTAGAAAAGCGCCTTGAGTACGCATTAGTGAAAGGGATTACCGAATTTATCATTGAAGATACAGAGGAAGCTCGTCAGCGTGCTTCGAGCCCAATTGAAGTGATTGAAGGCCCTTTAATGAACGGTATGAATGTGGTTGGTGACCTATTTGGGGAGGGCAAAATGTTCTTACCTCAAGTGGTGAAATCTGCCCGTGTGATGAAACAAGCAGTTGCCTATTTAGAGCCTTATATTCAAGAACTTAAGCAATCAGGTAGTAGTGCAGGAAAAGTTTTGCTCGCGACTGTAAAAGGCGATGTTCATGATATTGGTAAAAATATCGTTGGGGTTGTATTGCAATGTAATAACTATGAAATCATTGACTTAGGTGTAATGGTTCCGTGTGAAACTATTCTAAAAACAGCACGCGAAGAGAACGTTGATATCATTGGTTTGTCTGGGTTGATCACGCCATCGCTTGATGAAATGGTGCATGTGGCAAAAGAGATGGAAAGACAAGGATTTACCTTGCCATTATTGATAGGTGGAGCAACAACATCAAAAGCACATACCGCTGTAAAAATTGAGCAGAACTATAGTGGGCCAACGACTTACGTGCAAAATGCTTCACGCACCGTGGGAGTGGTGGCTGCATTATTATCAGAAACACAAAAAGCAGATTTTGTGGCGCGTACTCGCCGTGAATATGAAACTGTTCGTCAGCAACATGGCCGTAGAAGGCCAAAAACACCGCCTGTGTCACTGGATGTGGCGCGAGCGAATGCCGTTAAGATTGATTGGCAAAGTTACCAACCACCGGTACCAAAATTCCTTGGTATTCAAGAAGTCACAGCGCCTATTTCAACCTTAAGAAGCTATATAGACTGGACGCCATTTTTTATGACATGGTCTCTAGCGGGGAAATACCCACGGATTTTAGAAGATGAAGTGGTGGGTTCTGAAGCTCGTAAACTATTGAAAGATGCAAATAATATGTTAGATAAGCTAGACAAAGACGGCTTATTAACACCAAAAGGTATTTTTGGCCTGTTTCCTGCGAACCGTGTCGGGGATGATGTGGAAATTTATACCGATGAGTCGCGAAATCAGGTGCAAGTGATGGGGCTGAATTTACGCCAACAAACCTTAAAAACGGAATTTCCAAACTATTGTCTATCAGACTTTGTTGCGCCAAAAGATAGCGGTAAATCCGACTATATTGGTGCTTTCGCTGTGACTGGGGGCTTAGAAGAAGATGCGCTTGCTGATGCATATGAACAACAGCATGATGATTATAATAAAATCATGGTGAAAGCGCTGGCGGATAGGCTAGCGGAAGCGTTTGCTGAATATTTACACCAACAAGTTCGTGTGCGTTACTGGGGTTACGCAGCTGATGAAAACTTGAGTAATGAAGAACTTATTCGTGAAAATTACCAAGGAACCCGTCCTGCACCGGGGTACCCAGCTTGCCCTGAGCATACAGAAAAGGCAAAAATTTGGCAGTTACTTGATGTGGAAGCTAAAATTGGTATGCAGCTCACCAGTTCTTATGCGATGTGGCCGGGTGCCTCAGTATCTGGCTGGTATTTTAGTCATCCAGAAAGTAAGTATTTTGCGGTAGCTCAGCTACAAAAAGACCAAATTGAGGATTATGCAAAACGCAAAGGGATGTCGGTGACAGAGTTAGAGCGTTGGCTAGCACCAAACTTAGCTTATGATCCTGAAGATTAA
- the lysC gene encoding lysine-sensitive aspartokinase 3 encodes MNITASSADNHQYVIAKFGGTSVANFDAMNNSANIVLSNPNVRVVVLSASAGITNLLIELAEGCDADKRNELLKKVKDIQYAIIDNLQTADVIREEINRLLDNIAHLADSAALATSDALTDEMVSHGELMSTLLFVEVLRQRNANSQWFDVRKVMRTNDSFGRAEPDVAQLQALSEQQLMPRLAESVVITQGFIGRDEKGRTTTLGRGGSDYTAALLAEVLNLSRVDIWTDVPGIYTTDPRVVPSAQRIDEIAFDEAAEMATFGAKILHPATLLPAVRAGIPVFVGSSKAPEAGGTIVCDKTTNPPQFRALALRRKQTLLTLHSLKMLHARGFLAEIFTILLRHNISVDLITTSEVSVALTLDTTGSTGTNGSLLTNALMTELSALCRVEVEEDLALVAIIGNELSQVNGLGRQIFGALESFNIRMISYGASSHNICLLVPGNDAEEIVRTLHSNLFE; translated from the coding sequence ATGAATATCACAGCATCTTCAGCAGACAACCACCAGTATGTTATCGCCAAATTTGGCGGCACCAGCGTCGCTAACTTTGACGCGATGAACAACAGCGCCAATATTGTACTTTCCAACCCAAATGTACGCGTTGTGGTACTTTCAGCTTCTGCTGGCATTACCAATTTATTAATCGAGCTGGCCGAAGGATGCGATGCAGATAAACGCAATGAACTGCTGAAAAAAGTGAAGGATATTCAATACGCAATTATTGATAACCTACAAACTGCTGATGTTATTCGTGAAGAAATCAATCGCTTACTCGATAATATTGCACATTTAGCTGATTCGGCAGCTTTAGCTACCTCTGATGCATTAACAGATGAAATGGTGAGCCATGGCGAATTAATGTCAACCTTACTATTTGTTGAAGTACTGCGCCAACGCAACGCCAACTCCCAATGGTTCGATGTACGCAAAGTAATGAGAACCAATGACAGTTTTGGCCGTGCTGAACCTGACGTTGCTCAGCTACAAGCCTTGTCAGAACAGCAACTTATGCCACGCCTCGCGGAGTCCGTGGTGATCACTCAAGGGTTTATTGGCCGTGATGAAAAAGGGCGTACAACAACGCTTGGTCGTGGTGGAAGTGACTACACCGCGGCGCTATTAGCCGAGGTACTTAATTTATCACGTGTCGATATTTGGACTGATGTTCCCGGAATTTACACCACTGACCCTCGCGTTGTACCGAGTGCACAGCGAATTGATGAAATTGCCTTCGATGAAGCGGCTGAAATGGCAACTTTTGGTGCAAAAATTTTGCATCCAGCAACATTACTTCCTGCTGTACGCGCAGGGATCCCTGTTTTTGTTGGTTCAAGTAAAGCCCCTGAAGCTGGCGGCACCATTGTGTGTGATAAAACCACAAATCCACCGCAATTTAGGGCATTAGCACTGCGCCGCAAACAAACACTACTCACCTTGCATAGCCTAAAAATGCTGCACGCGCGCGGTTTCTTAGCAGAAATTTTCACCATTTTACTGCGCCACAATATTTCAGTGGATTTAATTACGACTTCAGAGGTCAGTGTCGCCCTAACCTTAGACACAACGGGTTCAACGGGAACTAACGGCAGTTTACTCACCAATGCGCTAATGACCGAGCTATCCGCATTATGTCGTGTTGAAGTGGAAGAGGATTTAGCGCTCGTCGCAATCATAGGTAATGAACTGTCGCAAGTGAATGGTCTCGGAAGACAAATTTTTGGCGCACTTGAGTCATTCAATATTCGCATGATCAGCTATGGCGCAAGTAGCCACAATATTTGTTTATTAGTACCTGGAAATGATGCTGAAGAGATCGTTCGTACCTTGCACAGTAACTTATTCGAATAG
- the pgi gene encoding glucose-6-phosphate isomerase yields the protein MRSINPSQTAAWRALEQHFAQMKNVHMRDLFAQDQDRFTHFSATFDGQILVDFSKNRITQETLEHLLALAKETELENAINSMFQGEKINRTEDRAVLHTALRNRDNTPVYVDGKDVMPEVNAVLDKMQQFSQRIISGDWKGYTGKAITDVVNIGIGGSDLGPFMVTEALRPYKNHLNMHFVSNVDGTQIAETLKKLNPETTLFLIASKTFTTQETMTNAHSARDWFLAAAKDESQVAKHFVALSTNGEEVAKFGIDTNNMFEFWDWVGGRYSLWSAIGLSIILSVGFDNFVQLLDGAHAMDKHFTQTPFEKNIPVLLGLIGIWYNNFFEAETEAILPYDQYMHRFAAYFQQGNMESNGKYIDRDGKPVTYQTGPIIWGEPGTNGQHAFYQLIHQGTKMIPCDFIAPAVTHNPLGDHHEKLLSNFFAQTEALAFGKTREVVDAEFAAQGKNVADMEYVAPYKVFEGNRPTNSILLKSITPYSLGALIAMYEHKIFTQGAILNIFTFDQWGVELGKQLASRILPELENSDTVSSHDSSTNGLINSYKAWR from the coding sequence ATGAGAAGTATTAATCCAAGCCAAACGGCGGCATGGCGGGCGCTAGAGCAACATTTTGCGCAAATGAAAAATGTTCATATGCGCGATTTGTTTGCACAGGATCAAGACCGCTTTACTCATTTTTCGGCGACGTTCGATGGTCAAATCTTAGTGGATTTCTCCAAAAATAGAATTACCCAAGAAACATTGGAACATTTATTGGCCCTAGCAAAAGAAACAGAGTTAGAAAATGCCATTAATAGCATGTTCCAAGGTGAGAAAATTAACCGTACTGAAGACCGTGCAGTGCTACATACTGCTTTGCGTAACCGCGATAATACTCCGGTTTATGTTGATGGCAAAGATGTCATGCCTGAAGTAAATGCGGTATTGGATAAAATGCAGCAATTTAGTCAGCGTATTATCAGCGGTGATTGGAAGGGTTACACCGGTAAAGCGATTACTGATGTGGTGAATATCGGTATTGGTGGTTCAGACCTTGGCCCATTTATGGTCACAGAAGCATTGCGTCCATATAAAAACCACCTAAACATGCATTTTGTATCGAATGTGGATGGTACGCAAATTGCAGAAACGTTGAAAAAATTAAATCCAGAAACGACACTGTTTTTAATTGCATCAAAAACGTTTACAACGCAAGAAACCATGACGAATGCGCATTCTGCTCGTGATTGGTTCTTGGCAGCAGCAAAAGATGAAAGCCAAGTGGCTAAGCATTTTGTGGCACTTTCAACGAATGGCGAAGAAGTCGCGAAGTTTGGTATTGATACCAACAATATGTTTGAATTTTGGGATTGGGTTGGTGGCCGATATTCATTATGGTCAGCGATTGGTTTATCGATTATTTTATCAGTTGGCTTTGATAATTTCGTTCAATTATTGGACGGTGCTCATGCCATGGATAAACATTTCACTCAAACACCATTCGAAAAGAACATCCCTGTATTGTTAGGTTTGATTGGCATTTGGTATAACAATTTTTTTGAAGCAGAAACTGAAGCGATTCTGCCATACGACCAATACATGCATCGTTTTGCCGCTTACTTCCAACAAGGCAATATGGAATCGAACGGTAAATATATTGACCGTGATGGAAAACCTGTTACTTATCAAACAGGCCCGATTATTTGGGGTGAGCCGGGTACCAATGGCCAACATGCGTTTTATCAGTTGATCCACCAAGGAACGAAGATGATCCCGTGTGATTTTATCGCGCCAGCGGTAACACATAATCCATTAGGGGATCACCATGAAAAATTATTATCGAATTTCTTTGCACAAACCGAAGCATTAGCGTTTGGTAAAACGCGTGAGGTGGTCGATGCCGAGTTTGCTGCACAAGGTAAAAATGTCGCGGATATGGAATATGTTGCGCCTTATAAGGTGTTTGAAGGTAACCGTCCAACTAACTCCATCTTATTGAAATCAATTACACCTTATTCGTTAGGTGCATTGATTGCGATGTATGAGCACAAAATTTTCACTCAAGGGGCGATTTTAAACATTTTCACTTTCGACCAATGGGGTGTGGAATTAGGTAAACAGCTCGCAAGCCGTATCCTGCCTGAATTAGAAAATAGTGATACGGTGAGTAGCCATGATAGCTCGACCAATGGTCTGATTAACAGCTATAAAGCTTGGCGATAA
- the ubiA gene encoding 4-hydroxybenzoate octaprenyltransferase, translating to MTLSKWHAYSRLMRIDRPIGSLLLLWPTYWALWIAAQGTPSLHLLIVFTAGVFFMRAAGCVINDFADRHFDGHVERTKHRPLPSGDVTEKEAKILFASLVGLSFLLVLTLNSMTIWLSVAGLALAWVYPFVKRVSNLPQVVLGAAFGWSIPMSFSAVGETLPAVCWLLFLVNIIWSVIYDTQYAMVDRDDDLKIGVKSTAILFGQYDKLIIGALQFLMVALLLVIGSLAGLGTLYYISLVLVAGLFIYQQQLMANRERAPCFKAFMNNNFVGLILFIGIFISYF from the coding sequence ATGACGCTAAGTAAATGGCATGCATACAGCCGTTTAATGCGTATTGATAGACCCATTGGTTCACTGTTGCTATTGTGGCCGACGTATTGGGCATTATGGATTGCGGCTCAAGGTACGCCAAGTTTACATCTTTTAATCGTCTTTACTGCTGGTGTATTTTTTATGCGTGCCGCTGGCTGCGTCATTAATGACTTTGCTGATCGCCATTTTGATGGCCACGTAGAGCGGACTAAACATCGCCCTCTCCCGAGTGGTGATGTGACTGAAAAAGAAGCAAAAATATTGTTTGCAAGCCTTGTTGGTCTTTCTTTCCTGCTGGTTTTAACACTCAATTCAATGACTATTTGGTTGTCAGTTGCCGGTTTGGCCCTGGCATGGGTTTATCCTTTCGTTAAGAGAGTCAGTAACTTACCTCAAGTGGTATTAGGGGCGGCTTTTGGTTGGTCAATCCCAATGTCTTTCTCTGCTGTTGGTGAAACGTTGCCTGCTGTTTGTTGGTTACTGTTTTTAGTGAATATTATCTGGTCTGTGATCTACGATACTCAGTACGCGATGGTAGACCGTGATGATGATTTAAAAATTGGTGTGAAATCAACCGCGATTTTATTCGGGCAATATGACAAACTAATTATTGGCGCACTACAATTCCTGATGGTTGCCTTATTATTGGTAATAGGCTCACTGGCAGGCTTAGGAACCCTTTATTATATTTCATTAGTGTTAGTTGCGGGGTTATTTATCTATCAGCAGCAATTAATGGCTAATCGTGAACGTGCGCCTTGCTTTAAAGCTTTTATGAATAATAACTTTGTTGGTTTAATTTTGTTTATTGGTATTTTTATCAGTTATTTTTGA
- a CDS encoding SEL1-like repeat protein has protein sequence MKLRSFLLVLYVSAISLAQAGNAIEAPSTKNKPDTLQAQSKSTPMSDEFKAKLKRAHAGDEEAMVDVGLAYMDGTEFLAVNEKEAYRWFKKVADRDNTDGDYYLGMLLQNQEKYQQAEKWYRRGAEKGDAYCQYAMGYLYEHGIGVEQNLKQAKAWYAEAAEQEHANAQFAMGLFYHDGLGGGIDYQKAREWYERSAGNNIAAAVNNLAVMYENGEGVELDDEMAIYLYRQAANMGSATAQLNMGDFYQEGHSAIEKNSYQAMYWYKRAAQQNNIAAQLAIAKAYEQGNGVGKDLAEAFIWYERAAQNKSQDAGMKVAEFYEKGLGGVKKDPEKAIEWYVSLANSDSKAAQIKLAELYVSGELKNVDVNDILSWLLIAQENNIEAQNQLAIFYLTGTGVAKDTHTARQLLEKAAFKKNSDAQNNLAVMYARGEGGEKNIFRSVMWFERAVELGNETAKGNLALLKQNKGVTGKMLQYTGSVAQPSKNARED, from the coding sequence ATGAAATTACGTTCTTTTCTGTTAGTTCTCTATGTTAGCGCTATTTCCCTTGCACAAGCTGGCAATGCGATTGAAGCGCCTTCGACGAAAAATAAACCGGATACACTACAGGCACAGTCTAAAAGTACGCCTATGTCTGATGAATTCAAAGCCAAATTAAAGCGAGCGCATGCTGGTGATGAAGAGGCGATGGTAGATGTTGGGCTTGCTTATATGGATGGGACTGAGTTTTTAGCCGTCAATGAGAAAGAGGCTTATCGCTGGTTTAAAAAGGTGGCTGACCGAGATAATACGGATGGGGACTATTATTTAGGAATGTTGCTGCAAAACCAGGAAAAATACCAACAAGCGGAAAAATGGTATCGCCGAGGTGCCGAAAAAGGCGATGCTTATTGCCAATATGCGATGGGTTACTTATATGAACATGGTATTGGGGTTGAGCAAAATTTAAAACAAGCAAAAGCATGGTATGCAGAAGCCGCAGAGCAAGAACACGCTAACGCACAGTTTGCCATGGGGCTATTTTATCATGATGGGCTAGGTGGTGGTATTGACTACCAAAAGGCGCGTGAATGGTATGAAAGAAGTGCGGGCAATAATATTGCCGCCGCAGTGAATAATTTAGCGGTGATGTATGAAAATGGTGAAGGCGTAGAACTGGATGATGAAATGGCGATTTACTTATATCGCCAAGCCGCCAATATGGGCTCTGCAACAGCGCAACTGAATATGGGGGATTTTTATCAAGAGGGTCATAGCGCAATAGAAAAGAATAGCTACCAGGCGATGTACTGGTATAAACGCGCGGCGCAACAGAACAATATTGCGGCTCAATTGGCTATTGCGAAAGCTTATGAACAAGGCAATGGCGTTGGTAAAGACCTTGCTGAAGCCTTTATCTGGTATGAACGTGCTGCACAAAATAAATCCCAAGATGCAGGAATGAAAGTGGCTGAATTCTATGAAAAAGGGTTGGGTGGCGTTAAAAAAGACCCAGAAAAGGCTATTGAGTGGTATGTATCACTTGCCAACAGTGATAGTAAAGCGGCTCAAATTAAGTTGGCGGAACTGTATGTGTCTGGTGAGCTGAAAAATGTTGATGTGAATGACATTTTGAGTTGGTTGCTGATTGCTCAAGAAAATAACATCGAAGCGCAAAACCAGTTAGCTATCTTTTATTTAACAGGAACGGGTGTGGCGAAGGACACACACACAGCACGGCAATTACTGGAAAAAGCGGCATTTAAAAAGAATAGCGATGCTCAAAATAACCTTGCGGTGATGTATGCACGAGGCGAGGGCGGTGAAAAAAATATTTTCCGCTCGGTAATGTGGTTTGAACGAGCGGTAGAACTCGGTAATGAAACGGCAAAAGGAAATTTGGCGCTTTTAAAACAGAATAAAGGCGTGACGGGAAAAATGTTGCAATACACTGGTAGTGTTGCGCAACCCAGCAAAAATGCTAGAGAGGATTAG
- the iclR gene encoding glyoxylate bypass operon transcriptional repressor IclR, whose translation MATAPITKKLKKAKGPASGAAAAGQVQSLSRGLTLLEYISESTGGIALTDLAMQAGLPNSTTHRLLMTLEQHGFVRQTGDLGLWVIASHAFIIGSSFLESRNLLALVHPILRRLMDESGETVNLAILDHTEYDAVIVDQVQCNALMRMSAPIGGKLPLHASGAGKAFIANLPEDKLVPLLSRKGLHAYTPYTLTNPSALKENLQQAKKQGFSYDDEEHALGLRCIGACIYDEHKEAFAAISISGPLSRITDDRITELGAMVIKAAKEISHEYGANR comes from the coding sequence ATGGCAACGGCACCAATTACTAAGAAACTTAAAAAAGCAAAAGGGCCGGCGAGTGGCGCAGCTGCAGCAGGACAAGTACAATCATTAAGTCGTGGCTTAACACTGTTGGAATATATTTCCGAATCAACAGGGGGGATCGCCCTCACAGACCTTGCGATGCAAGCTGGCTTACCAAACTCAACAACACACCGCCTATTAATGACATTAGAACAACATGGTTTTGTTCGTCAAACGGGTGATTTAGGCCTATGGGTTATTGCTTCTCATGCTTTTATCATTGGTAGTAGCTTCTTAGAAAGTCGCAATTTATTAGCCCTTGTTCACCCGATACTGCGCCGCTTAATGGATGAATCAGGGGAAACCGTCAACTTAGCGATCCTAGACCATACCGAGTACGATGCCGTTATTGTTGACCAAGTACAATGCAATGCGCTAATGAGAATGTCAGCTCCGATTGGTGGAAAACTGCCATTACACGCCTCGGGGGCAGGTAAAGCATTCATTGCTAACTTACCGGAAGATAAACTAGTTCCACTTTTAAGCCGTAAAGGTTTACATGCTTATACGCCTTATACATTAACTAACCCATCAGCCTTAAAAGAGAATTTACAACAGGCAAAAAAACAAGGTTTTTCTTATGATGACGAAGAACATGCTTTAGGGTTACGTTGTATTGGGGCTTGTATTTATGATGAGCACAAAGAAGCGTTTGCAGCCATTTCTATTTCAGGCCCATTATCTCGTATCACGGATGATCGTATTACTGAGTTGGGTGCTATGGTTATTAAGGCGGCAAAAGAAATCAGTCATGAATATGGTGCAAACCGCTAG
- the ubiC gene encoding chorismate lyase, with the protein MDETLFTSQPIHWLAENDKNDKIVPANILDWLLEHGSMTKRFELHSQQVAVIPYLECYVSQDKLSENEVQSLPKSQRYWVREVVMYGDGIPWLLGRTIIPEETLTDDDQQLVDIGRVPLGRYLFSSDRLTRDYIHIGSCANRWVRCSRLRLSDKPLLLTEIFLPESPAYR; encoded by the coding sequence ATGGATGAAACGCTTTTTACTTCTCAGCCGATTCATTGGCTGGCGGAGAACGATAAAAACGATAAAATAGTGCCTGCTAATATATTAGATTGGCTATTAGAACATGGCTCAATGACAAAGCGTTTTGAGCTGCATAGCCAGCAAGTGGCTGTGATACCTTATTTAGAGTGCTATGTATCGCAAGATAAGCTAAGTGAGAATGAAGTACAGTCTTTACCTAAAAGCCAGCGCTATTGGGTCAGAGAAGTTGTCATGTATGGGGATGGCATCCCTTGGTTACTGGGCCGAACTATCATCCCTGAAGAAACCCTGACCGATGATGACCAGCAATTGGTGGATATTGGAAGGGTGCCATTAGGGCGCTATTTATTTAGCAGCGATCGTTTAACTCGAGATTATATCCATATTGGTTCTTGCGCGAATCGTTGGGTGCGTTGTTCTCGGTTAAGGCTATCGGATAAACCTTTATTATTAACAGAAATATTTTTACCTGAATCACCTGCATATCGTTAA